The Oncorhynchus tshawytscha isolate Ot180627B linkage group LG08, Otsh_v2.0, whole genome shotgun sequence genome window below encodes:
- the LOC112243312 gene encoding protocadherin alpha-3-like yields the protein MEQRGCRAWRDPRQWVTYIVALIFFWIGASAQIRYSISEELKEGTVIGNVAKDLTIDLITLKERGFRIVSGSKEPLFQLNQNDGILYVNRIIDREEVCERSSVCLINLKTVLENPLEIHYVAVEVLDVNDHSPSFPEKEKRLEISESALPGARFQLQAARDPDGGIYSVQQYKLSQNDNFRLEVKDRGEDRKTPSLILQKPLDREDVKSHILLLTAIDGGKPPRSGDMRITVDVSDVNDNPPVFTVDSYSVLLNENANIGTTVIQVNATDLDEGSNGEVVYSFGSDVEGEVLECFHLDPITGEIIVTGLIDFEENNKYEIDIQASDKGAATLTTDKTVIITIVDVNDNAPEIEVTSFSNSISEDSRPGTTVALISVNDLDSGLNGKVVCLLTEDNPFKLTSSLQENMYSVVTKSPLDREKQSEYDLTIVAKDSGQPSLSSVKTISVVVSDVNDNSPEFSLSPYTFYVTENNHPGASVFSVSASDRDMNENALISYHILRDGGDDNKWASFLNINSENGNILALKSFDFETLKTFKFQVVATDSGIPSLSSNVTIDVFILDQNDNAPVILYPVSANGSAEGVEEIPRNVNAGHLVTKVRAYDADIGYNGWLLFSLQEVTDHSLFALDRYTGQIRTLRSFTETDEAEHKLVILVKDNGNVSLSATATVIINVVEPKEAFAASDVKSAVKDEEENSITFYLIITLMSVSALFIISIIVLIVMQCSKAPVDSSKYLQDVNYDGTLCHSIQYRSGDKRYMLVGPRMSIGSTIVPGSNGNTLVVPDHTRRVSGEVRS from the coding sequence ATGGAACAAAGAGGATGCAGGGCATGGCGAGATCCACGGCAGTGGGTCACCTACATAGTTGCTTTGATTTTCTTTTGGATCGGAGCTTCAGCTCAGATAAGATACTCCATCTCTGAAGAGCTTAAAGAAGGAACTGTCATCGGGAATGTAGCTAAGGATTTGACAATAGATCTGATCACCTTGAAGGAGAGGGGATTTCGAATCGTGTCTGGCTCGAAGGAGCCCCTTTTCCAGCTAAACCAGAATGATGGCATCTTGTACGTGAACCGAATAATAGACCGAGAGGAGGTGTGTGAACGGAGCAGCGTGTGTTTGATCAATCTGAAAACCGTTCTAGAGAACCCGCTCGAGATCCATTATGTCGCGGTGGAGGTGTTAGATGTTAACGACCATTCTCCCAGCTTTCCCGAGAAAGAGAAAAGGTTAGAGATTTCAGAATCTGCGTTACCAGGGGCGCGATTTCAGCTACAAGCAGCTCGTGACCCAGACGGTGGGATATATTCCGTTCAACAATATAAACTCAGTCAAAATGATAATTTCCGTTTAGAGGTTAAAGATCGAGGTGAGGACCGTAAAACCCCTAGTCTTATTTTACAGAAACCACTGGATAGAGAGGATGTAAAGAGCCATATATTGCTGCTCACAGCTATTGATGGAGGAAAACCTCCAAGATCTGGAGACATGAGAATAACTGTAGATGTATCCGATGTCAATGATAACCCCCCGGTTTTTACTGTAGATTCATACTCTGTATTGCTGAATGAAAACGCTAATATAGGAACAACAGTCATACAGGTAAACGCCACTGATCTGGACGAGGGTTCTAATGGTGAAGTTGTCTATTCATTTGGTAGTGACGTGGAAGGAGAGGTCCTGGAATGTTTTCATTTAGACCCGATTACTGGCGAAATAATTGTAACAGGACTTATTGATTTTGAAGAAAACAACAAGTATGAGATCGATATACAAGCGTCAGACAAAGGGGCAGCTACTTTGACAACAGACAAAACTGTAATTATTACAATTGTGGATGTCAACGATAATGCTCCTGAGATTGAGGTGACATCATTCTCTAACTCAATATCAGAGGATTCTAGACCCGGTACCACTGTAGCACTAATCAGTGTTAATGATTTGGACTCTGGTCTCAATGGGAAAGTTGTCTGTCTTCTAACCGAGGACAACCCTTTCAAATTAACGTCGTCTTTACAAGAAAACATGTACTCTGTAGTCACCAAGTCACCTCTGGATAGGGAAAAACAGTCCGAATATGATCTAACAATAGTTGCTAAAGACTCAGGCCAGCCGTCCCTGTCATCCGTAAAGACTATTAGTGTTGTAGTATCAGATGTGAATGACAACAGTCCAGAGTTTTCACTGAGCCCCTATACTTTCTATGTCACTGAGAATAACCACCCAGGCGCCTCAGTATTTTCAGTAAGTGCATCTGATCGTGACATGAATGAAAACGCACTTATTTCATATCATATTCTGAGAGACGGGGGTGACGATAATAAATGGGCATCTTTCCTCAACATAAATTCAGAAAATGGAAACATTTTGGCGCTAAAAAGCTTTGACTTTGAAACTTTAAAAACATTCAAATTCCAGGTTGTAGCTACAGACTCTGGAATTCCGTCATTAAGCAGCAACGTCACAATAGACGTGTTCATTCTGGATCAGAACGACAACGCTCCAGTGATCTTGTATCCAGTCAGCGCTAACGGTTCCGCTGAAGGTGTGGAGGAGATTCCCCGCAATGTGAACGCAGGCCATTTGGTGACTAAAGTGAGAGCCTATGACGCTGATATAGGATATAACGGCTGGTTATTATTTTCACTGCAGGAAGTTACTGACCACAGTCTCTTTGCTTTGGACCGTTATACAGGACAGATAAGGACACTTCGGTCATTCACAGAGACAGACGAGGCTGAGCATAAACTGGTCATACTGGTAAAAGACAATGGGAACGTTTCACTCTCAGCAACAGCTACTGTGATTATCAACGTTGTGGAGCCCAAAGAGGCTTTTGCAGCTTCTGATGTTAAAAGCGCAGTAAAAGACGAGGAGGAGAACAgcattacattttatttgatcataACTTTGATGTCAGTTTCAGCACTTTTTATCATCAGTATCATCGTGTTGATTGTAATGCAGTGCTCCAAAGCCCCAGTCGATTCCTCCAAGTATTTACAAGATGTGAATTACGACGGGACACTGTGCCACAGCATCCAGTACCGATCCGGAGACAAACGGTACATGTTAGTTGGACCCAGAATGAGTATAGGTTCTACTATAGTCCCGGGCAGCAATGGGAATACTCTAGTGGTACCCGATCACACGAGGAGAGTTTCAGGAGAGGTAAGAAGTTGA
- the LOC112243780 gene encoding protocadherin alpha-3-like, whose protein sequence is MEEQRGFRAWRQRRQWVVFMVALVLFWSRASAQLRYSISEELKEGTVVGNIAKDLGIDLSTLKERGFRIVSGSTEPPFQVNQNDGILYLHRKIDREEACERSSVCLINMKTVLENPLEIHYVSVEVLDVNDHSPSFPEKEKRLEIFESALPGARFQLQPARDPDGGIYSVQQYKLSQSDHFRLEVKDRGKDGKIPILNLQKPLDREALKRHKLLLTAIDGDKPPKSGTIELLVDVLDVNDNMPVFTKELYSVTLNENSPIGTTVIQVNATDLDEGSNGEIIYSFGSNVNSKLRELFEVDAISGEIIVKGWIDFEIEDSYEIDIQASDKGSAPLTADKSVTVKIVDLNDNAPEIEVTSFSNAIPEDSRPGTTVALISVSDEDSGLNGKLLCSISDGVPFTLTPSSQDNMYSVVTQSPLDREKQSEYDLTIVAKDAGQPSLSSVKTISVVVSDVNDNSPEFSLSPYTFYITENNHPGASVFCVSASDCDINENALISYHILRDGGDDNKWASFLNINSENGNILALKSFDVETLKTFKFQVVATDSGTSSLSSNVTVNVFILDQNDNAPVILYPVSANGSAEGMEEIPRNVNAGHLVTKVRAYDADIGYNGWLLFSLQEVTDHSLFALDRYTGQIRTLRSFTETDEAEHKLVILVKDNGNVSLSATATVIINVVEPKEAFAVSDVKSAVKDEEENSVTFYLIITLGSVSALFIISIIVLIVMQCSKAPVDSSKYLQDVNYDGTLCHSIQYRSGDKRYMLVGPRMSIGSTIVPGSNGNTLVVPDHRRRASGEVRS, encoded by the coding sequence ATGGAGGAACAAAGAGGATTCAGGGCATGGAGGCAGCGACGGCAGTGGGTCGTCTTCATGGTTGCTTTGGTTCTCTTTTGGAGCAGGGCGTCGGCACAGTTAAGATACTCCATCTCTGAAGAGCTTAAGGAAGGAACTGTCGTGGGGAATATAGCTAAGGATTTGGGAATAGATCTGAGTACCTTGAAGGAGAGGGGATTTCGAATCGTGTCGGGCTCGACCGAGCCCCCTTTCCAGGTGAACCAGAATGACGGCATCTTGTATTTGCACCGAAAAATAGACCGAGAGGAGGCGTGTGAACGGAGCAGCGTGTGTTTGATCAACATGAAAACCGTTCTAGAGAACCCGCTGGAGATCCATTATGTCTCAGTGGAGGTGTTAGATGTTAACGACCATTCTCCCAGCTTTCCTGAGAAAGAGAAACGGTTAGAGATATTTGAGTCAGCCTTACCAGGGGCGCGATTTCAGCTACAACCTGCCCGGGACCCAGACGGTGGAATATATTCTGTTCAACAATATAAACTCAGCCAAAGCGATCATTTCCGTTTAGAAGTAAAAGACCGTGGAAAGGATGGTAAAATCCCTATCTTAAATCTCCAGAAACCACTAGATAGAGAAGCTTTGAAAAGGCATAAATTACTGCTCACAGCCATTGACGGAGACAAACCTCCCAAGTCTGGTACTATAGAACTATTAGTGGACGTTTTAGATGTTAATGATAATATGCCTGTTTTCACTAAAGAGTTATACTCTGTGACGCTAAATGAAAATTCTCCTATTGGCACAACGGTCATACAAGTCAACGCTACGGATCTGGACGAGGGTTCAAACGGTGAAATCATTTATTCTTTTGGTAGTAATGTGAACAGTAAGTTACGAGAACTTTTTGAAGTAGATGCTATCTCAGGTGAGATAATTGTCAAAGGATGGATCGATTTTGAAATAGAGGACAGCTATGAGATTGATATACAGGCTTCGGATAAGGGATCTGCTCCCCTGACAGCAGACAAAAGCGTAACAGTAAAGATAGTTGACCTGAATGATAATGCACCCGAGATAGAGGTGACGTCCTTTTCTAACGCAATCCCCGAGGATTCTAGACCCGGTACCACTGTAGCATTAATCAGTGTCAGTGATGAGGACTCTGGTCTCAATGGGAAACTTCTCTGTTCTATAAGCGATGGCGTCCCGTTCACTCTAACGCCGTCTTCACAGGATAACATGTATTCGGTAGTCACCCAGTCACCTCTGGATAGGGAAAAACAGTCTGAATATGATCTAACAATCGTTGCGAAAGATGCAGGCCAGCCGTCCCTGTCATCTGTAAAGACTATTAGTGTTGTGGTATCAGATGTGAATGATAACAGTCCAGAGTTTTCACTGAGCCCCTATACTTTCTATATCACTGAGAATAACCACCCAGGCGCCTCAGTATTTTGTGTGAGTGCGTCTGATTGTGACATAAATGAAAACGCACTTATTTCATATCATATTCTGAGAGACGGTGGTGACGATAATAAATGGGCATCTTTCCTCAACATAAATTCAGAAAATGGAAACATTTTGGCGCTAAAAAGCTTTGACGTTGAAACTTTAAAAACATTCAAATTCCAAGTTGTAGCTACAGACTCTGGAACTTCGTCACTAAGCAGCAACGTCACAGTGAATGTGTTCATTCTGGATCAGAACGACAACGCTCCAGTGATATTGTATCCAGTCAGCGCTAACGGTTCCGCTGAAGGTATGGAGGAGATTCCCCGCAATGTGAACGCAGGCCATTTGGTGACTAAAGTGAGAGCCTATGACGCTGATATAGGATATAACGGCTGGTTATTATTTTCACTGCAGGAAGTTACTGACCACAGTCTCTTTGCCTTGGACCGCTATACAGGACAGATAAGGACACTTCGGTCGTTCACAGAGACAGACGAGGCTGAGCATAAACTGGTCATACTGGTAAAAGACAATGGGAACGTTTCACTCTCAGCAACAGCTACTGTGATTATCAACGTTGTGGAGCCCAAAGAGGCTTTTGCAGTTTCTGATGTTAAAAGCGCAGTAAAAGACGAGGAGGAGAACAGcgttacattttatttgatcataACTTTGGGGTCAGTTTCAGCACTTTTTATCATCAGTATCATCGTGTTGATTGTAATGCAGTGCTCCAAAGCCCCAGTCGATTCCTCCAAGTATTTACAAGATGTGAATTACGACGGGACACTGTGCCACAGCATCCAGTACCGATCCGGAGACAAACGGTACATGTTAGTTGGACCCAGAATGAGTATAGGTTCTACTATAGTCCCGGGTAGCAACGGGAATACTCTCGTGGTACCGGACCACAGGAGGAGAGCTTCTGGAGAGGTAAGAAGTTGA